In the Plasmodium reichenowi strain SY57 chromosome Unknown, whole genome shotgun sequence genome, one interval contains:
- a CDS encoding 26S proteasome AAA-ATPase subunit RPT3, putative, translating to TQVTFIGVVGSEFVQKYLGEGPRMVRDVFRLARENSPSIIFIDEVDAIATKRFDAQTGADREVQRILLELLNQMDGFDKSTNVKVIMATNRADTLDPALLRPGRLDRKIEFPLPDRKQKRLIFQTIISKMNVSSDVNIESFVVRTDKISAADIAAIAQEAGMQAIRKNRYIITANDFEQGYRTHVRKQLRDYEFYNI from the coding sequence AACTCAGGTTACTTTTATTGGTGTTGTTGGATCTGAATTTgttcaaaaatatttagGAGAAGGACCAAGAATGGTACGTGATGTATTCAGATTGGCTAGAGAAAATTCGCCAtccattatttttatagatGAAGTAGATGCAATTGCTACTAAGAGATTTGATGCACAAACAGGTGCAGATAGAGAAGTTCAAAGAATTCTATTGGAATTATTAAATCAAATGGATGGTTTCGATAAATCTACTAATGTTAAAGTTATTATGGCTACTAACAGAGCAGATACTTTAGATCCTGCTTTATTAAGACCAGGAAGATTAGATAGAAAAATCGAATTCCCTTTACCAGATagaaaacaaaaaagatTAATCTTCCAAACCATTATTAGTAAAATGAATGTTAGTAGTGATGTAAATATAGAAAGTTTTGTAGTCAGAACGGATAAAATTAGTGCAGCTGATATTGCTGCCATAGCACAAGAAGCAGGTATGCAAGctataagaaaaaatagatatattattacagCTAATGATTTTGAACAGGGATACAGAACACATGTTAGAAAGCAATTAAGAGATTACgaattttataatatataa